In Lysobacter luteus, a single window of DNA contains:
- a CDS encoding SDR family oxidoreductase produces the protein MDPRRWRLDGQLALVTGGSAGIGRAIARELLGFGADVLLAARDAAGLDAARTELLEDFPEREVQCFAADVGIEEQRRELLDWVEDFGEGLHVLVNNAGMNIGKASTDYGDAEWREIFEVNLFSAFELSRYLHPLLTRHAASSIVNVGSVSGLTHVRTGAPYGMSKAALHQLTRNLAVEWAGDGIRVNAVAPWYIRTRRTSGKLADPDYLDEVLLRTPMGRVGEPEEVAAAVAFLCLPAAGYVTGECIAVDGGFLRYGF, from the coding sequence ATGGATCCCAGGCGCTGGCGGCTCGACGGCCAACTCGCACTCGTCACCGGCGGCAGCGCCGGTATCGGCCGCGCGATCGCGCGAGAGCTGCTCGGCTTCGGCGCCGACGTGCTGCTGGCCGCGCGTGACGCCGCCGGCCTCGACGCCGCCCGCACCGAACTGCTCGAGGACTTCCCCGAGCGCGAGGTGCAGTGCTTCGCCGCCGACGTCGGCATCGAGGAGCAGCGCCGGGAGCTGCTCGACTGGGTCGAGGACTTCGGCGAAGGCCTGCACGTGCTGGTCAACAACGCCGGCATGAACATCGGCAAGGCGAGCACCGATTACGGCGACGCCGAATGGCGCGAGATCTTCGAGGTCAACCTGTTTTCGGCGTTCGAACTGTCGCGCTACCTGCACCCGTTGCTGACCCGCCATGCGGCATCGAGCATCGTCAACGTCGGCAGCGTCTCGGGCCTGACCCACGTGCGCACCGGCGCGCCCTACGGCATGAGCAAGGCGGCGTTGCACCAGCTGACCCGGAACCTGGCGGTCGAGTGGGCCGGGGACGGCATCCGGGTCAACGCGGTGGCGCCGTGGTACATCCGCACCCGCCGCACGTCCGGCAAACTGGCCGACCCGGACTACCTCGACGAGGTGCTGCTGCGCACGCCGATGGGGCGCGTGGGCGAACCGGAGGAAGTGGCCGCGGCCGTGGCGTTCCTGTGCCTCCCAGCCGCCGGCTACGTCACCGGCGAGTGCATCGCGGTCGACGGCGGGTTCCTGCGTTACGGGTTCTGA
- a CDS encoding DUF4124 domain-containing protein, with amino-acid sequence MRAMYRPRRAAQWCLALLLVCATATSVAAQDEVVIYRCTAADGAVTVQNDDPCPRGSREQRRVVETTPPPSEPYIPVPTPAATPAARPSLMPMPVEPPPPDTHGTVLVEVDSDVPVERRPPPPLFACRTWEREDYLTDSEVPAERCAAMRTTGLGGDPTRGAGAACMVVVDACQPVPEADRCARWEELLQASEATVQFARSDDPVAARAELERVRAIVERNRCDG; translated from the coding sequence CGCCACCGCCACGTCCGTCGCTGCGCAGGACGAAGTGGTGATCTACCGCTGCACCGCCGCCGATGGCGCGGTCACGGTGCAGAACGACGACCCCTGCCCCCGCGGCAGCCGCGAGCAGCGCCGCGTGGTCGAGACCACGCCGCCCCCGTCCGAGCCGTACATCCCCGTGCCGACGCCGGCCGCAACACCGGCCGCGCGGCCATCACTGATGCCGATGCCGGTGGAACCCCCACCGCCGGACACCCATGGCACGGTCCTGGTCGAGGTCGACAGCGACGTCCCGGTCGAACGCCGCCCGCCGCCACCGCTGTTCGCGTGCCGCACCTGGGAGCGCGAGGACTACCTGACCGACAGCGAGGTCCCCGCCGAGCGCTGTGCGGCGATGCGCACCACCGGTCTGGGCGGCGACCCGACCCGCGGCGCCGGGGCAGCCTGCATGGTCGTGGTCGACGCCTGCCAGCCCGTGCCCGAGGCGGACCGGTGCGCACGCTGGGAGGAGCTGCTGCAGGCGAGCGAGGCGACGGTCCAGTTCGCCCGCAGCGACGACCCGGTGGCGGCACGCGCCGAACTGGAGCGCGTGCGCGCGATCGTCGAGCGCAACCGCTGCGACGGCTGA